GCCCAACCACGGCCAGCACCCAATACATCGCCATAAGAAAAGCCGCCACAAGCCACTAAGCCTTTGAACTCGTCTAATGTCACACGACCTTCTAGAATATCGCTCATGTGAACATCAATAGAGGTGAAGCCTGCGCGATCAAAAGCGGCCGCCATTTCTTGCTGACCGTTAACGCCCTGCTCACGCAAAATCGCAACCTTAGGTTTAACACCTGTTTGAATGTAGGGCGCAGAAACGTCGTCATTTATATCAAAACTCGGCTTAGCAACCAACTCCGTATGGGCAGAATCCTTAATCGCTTCAAATTCTTGTTCGGCGCAAACTTCGTTATCGCGCATCGCTTGAATGCGATAAGAGGTTTCAGACCACCAGGCCTGGTAGTGAGCGCGCGCGCCTTTTAATAGGGTTTTACCCTGAGTTTGAATCAAAATTTCATCGGTGGTATTGATGCCGCCAATCCAATGCGACATCTCAGCCAACTGGTGTTTCGCTAAAATTTGATTAACCTGTTCGATATCCTGAGTTTTGACCTGAACCACCGCACCCAGCTCTTCAGCCGCGAGTGCCGCGATTGGTTCCGCACCTAGCTCGCTCACATCAATATCAATACCACAATGACCGGCAAACGCCATTTCAAGCAAGGTCACCAACAAACCACCATCGGCGCGATCGTGGTAAGCCTGAATTAAGTTAGCTTCGTTTAAGGCTTGAATGGCATTAAAGAAATTCACCAGATCTTGCGACTCATCCAAGTCGGCCGCCACATCACCCACTTGGTTATAAACCTGCGCTAAACAGCTGCCACCGATGCGGTTCTGCTTGCGGCCTAAATCAATAACGCATAACTGAGTATCGCCTAATTCGGTGCGCAACTGCGGAGTTAAGGTTTTCCGCACATCTTCCACACATGAAAAAGCCGTGATATTGAGTGAAACTGGTGAAATTACCGCTTTATCTTGGCTTTGGTCCTGCCAAACAGTTTTCATCGACATGGAATCTTTACCAACCGGCACCGAAATACCTAGGGCTGGACACAGCTCCATACCCACGGTTTCAACCGCTGCAAACAAGGCGGCATCCTCACCGGGATGCCCAGCCGCGGCCATCCAGTTAGCCGACATTTTAATGTCTGAAATTTGGCCAATTTTAGCCGCCGCAATATTCGTAATGGCTTCAGCAATTGCCAAACGTGCTGAGGCTTTTGGGTTAATTAACGCAACCGGAGGGCGCTCACCCATCGCCATCGCTTCGCCAGTGTAACCTTTGTAATCCGATGCGGTTACGCCCACATCCGCGACCGGAACCTGCCAAGGTCCAACCATTTGATCGCGTGTAACCATACCGGTAATACTGCGGTCGCCAATCGTAATTAGGAAAGATTTACTCGCAATAGTTGGCAGCTTTAACAAACGCTCGGTGACTTCCTCCAGTTCCAAAACGGCGGTTTCAAAACCCGGTTGCGGAATGCTTAAAGTTTTAACGTCACGTAGCATTTTAGGCGGCTTGCCTAGTAATACATTCAACGGCAAATTCACCGGTGTGCCTTCTAGCACCGTGTCATTTACCACAAGCTCTTGTTCAGCGGTGGCTTCACCCACAATCGCATACAAACAACGTTCGCGCTGACAAATGGCTTCAAACTGTTCAATTTTGTCAGGATAAATCGCCATCACATAACGCTCTTGCGATTCATTACACCAAATTTCCATAGGTGACATACCCGGCTCATCATTTGGCACTTTGCGTAAATCAAAGCGTCCACCACGTCCGCTGTCATTTACAAGTTCTGGAAACGCATTCGACAACCCCCCCGCGCCCACGTCATGTATGGAGGCAATCGGCGTATCACTCCCTAAATAAGTACAGCGATCAATCACTTCTTGAACGCGACGTTCCATTTCTGGATTATCACGTTGCACTGAAGCAAAATCCAAAGCTTCCGAACCTGAGCCTGAGTCCACACTCGATGCCGCGCTGCCGCCCAAACCAATTAACATGGCCGGACCACCTAACACCACGAGTTTTGCACCAACCGGAATGTTTTGTTTTTGTACGTGCATGTCACGAATATTGCCCAGACCACCGGCCAACATTATCGGTTTATGATAACCACGAACTTCTTCGCCATCGTGGGTTAACAAAGGGTTTTCATAGGTACGAAAATAACCGTTAATCGCCGGACGACCAAACTCGTTGTTATATCCAGCGGCACCTAACGGACCTTCAATCATAATATCCAAAGGCGATACAATACGTGCTGGACGACCATACTCACGTTCCCAAGCCTGTTTGAAGCCGGGAATATTCAAATTCGACACAGTAAAACCAGTTAAGCCCGACTTAGGTTTCGAGCCCTGGCCAGTTGCACCTTCGTCACGAATTTCACCACCAGCACCTGTAGCCGCACCTGGAAAAGGCGAAATTGCAGTGGGGTGATTGTGGGTTTCAACCTTGATCTGCACATGCACCGGTTCTGAGCTATAAGCGTATTCGGCGCTACCAGACTGCGGGAAAAAACGCACCGCATTTGGTCCTTGCATCACGGCTGCGTTATCACTATAAGCAGACAAGACACCCGCCGGATTAGATTGAAAACTGTTGCGAATCATGCCAAATAAAGACTTGGCTTTTGGCTCGCCATCTACAACCCAATCGGCGTTAAAAATTTTATGCCGACAATGTTCTGAGTTGGCTTGGGCGAACATCATCAATTCCGCATCGGTTGGGTTACGTTTTAGCTGACCAAAGTTCTCAACCAAATAATCAATCTCATCCTCACTCAAAGCCAAGCCTAACTCTTTATTGGCTTTAAGTAGCGCTTCACGACCGCCTTTTAACACGTCCACGCTGCGTAAATCTCGCGGTTTATGCTGCTCAAACAACGCGCTAATTTTGGTCAAATCCGCCCAAGCAACTGAAGTCATACGGTCGTATAAAGCTGGCATAAATGCGTCCAATTGATCCGGATTAATACCTTTTAAGAAATAAGCGATGCCTTTTTCAATGCGTTTGATTTGCGGCAAACCACAGGTATGCATAATATCCGTCGCTTTGGATGACCAAGGTGAAATCGTGCCTGGACGAGGCGTAATCAAACAAGTGGTTGATTGCGCTGGGGTTAGGTCAACACTATCTGCATTTAGCAACTGGCGTAACTGTGACAGTTGCTCAGGCGTCAAGTCGACTTCAGCCTCGTAAAAGTAAACGTTTTGCGAGGCCACACCGGCAATTTTACCTAGCGAAGCAAGCTTGGCGTTCAGTTGGCTTAAACGATAGTCAGAATGAGCGGGAAGCCCCCAAATGATTTGCATAACTCTGGTTCCTAAAATGAAGATACGGAATGAAAACTTTATTAAAACTAATAGAAAAAGCCCTCGTTAAGAGGGCTAATGATATTTAATACATTATTTTTCGAGCAATCCTAACGTCGTTAAGATATGGCGGCGTTGCTCTGCATTAAGAGGAGCCCCCCCCTCTTCTACATTTAAGCTCAACATAGTTTTGTCGGCATCTGATTCGGACGGTGTTAACTTTAAACGCACCAATTCAGGCAGATCACGCCCGGAAAATAGTCGACCAAAAAAACCTTTTGATGATGGCGTATTTTCAGGCGTTTTCAGCCAAATTTCGTATAAAGCTGGCCTGGTGGCGGTTACATACCAATCAGCACGATAAACCATCGCCTGCAAATAATCCCAAGCTTGAGACCGCGGTGCCGCGAGAACGATGCCTGCCAACTCTTCACCCTCATAAATTTCCTGGTAATAAGCCACTGTCTCAACTTCGCTAATCGCTTGAAGCTGAGTTGCACCGAAGAAAACCATCGCTCGATAAAGTGCAAGTGATTCCATCATCGTATCGTATGGACGTATAAGCCAATCGGTTGTATTTTGACTCGAATCGGCTTGCATCATGTGGTGTCGAATGTAGACTTTGACTTTTTTATTAGCGGTGTCGTCAATAACTTGCAAACTATAACGATCATAAATACCCGATACCAACTCAGGACGCCAACTGTTTAGCATTCGTGATAGTGCGCCTAACTCTTTCTCAACCGGCGCATGCTCTATTCTCGCAGCATATTGGGTTTCGATTAAACCCAAATCTAAGCGTTCTTCGGCTATGTCAAACCCTTGCTGCTGAACAAATTGGCGCAAACCCGCCCAAACCTGTTTCACATCCACCCCTTCAAACTCTATCCAGCGCTCAACTAGGTTCGATTTAACTTGAATCTGTTCAACTTGATAGCTTGGAATCGTGTCAACCTCTGACAGATCGACACTGCTAAGTGATTGGGTTAATAATGAATTTGTATCCTTAGGTTCGATAAAGTTAGGTGGCATTTCGAGTTTTTTGGCCAACTCAGCTTCATGAATACGGTGATCATCTTCGCCATTATAGATGTTCGACAAACTTGAGCAACTTGCCAGGGTTAAATACAGGACACCAAACCCCACTAACTTTAATAATGCCACTATGACAACACTCCTGCGTGAATCAGCGCGCCACGCACTATGTCATGATATGGCTCAGATAACGGCGTTAAAGGCAAACGAATTGCAGGTTTAATCAATCCCATTTCCGCCATGGCCCACTTAACGGGAATCGGGTTCGCTTCAACAAACAACTTCTGGTGCAATTCCATTAAAGGCGAGTCCAACTGGCGCGTTTTATCCGCATCGCCAGCCAACGCCGCATTATAAGCCTGAGCCACCAAGTCTGGTGCGACATTAGCCGTAACGGAAATTCCGCCATGTCCACCTAACAATATAAACTCAACAGCCGTCGCATCATCACCCGTATATAAATCAAAATCAGCATCAACCAATTCAAGGATTTTACTCACGCGTGACAAATCTCCAGTTGCCTCTTTCACGCCCACAATATTCGCAACCTTGGCTAATCGACCAATGGTTTCTGGCTGCATATCACATGCGGTACGCCCAGGAACATTGTAGAGAATTTGAGGAATATCGACCGCTTCTGCGATCTTTTTATGGTGAAGATACAAGCCTTCTTGAGTCGGCTTATTGTAATAAGGGGTGACCAGCAAACACGCATCAGCACCCACTTGTTTAGCACACTGGGTAAGTTGAATGGCTTCGGTGGTTGAGTTGGCACCAGTACCAGCGATCACCGGAATGCGTTTATTGACACGCTCAACTACAAAACGAATCACATCACAGTGCTCTTTCATATCAAGCGTGGCTGACTCGCCGGTCGTGCCGACCGCTACAATTGCTTGTGTACCGGATTGGATATGCCATTCGAGCAAACGTTCCAACGCGGCATAATCAACGCTTTCGTCCTCGTTCATTGGGGTTACCAATGCCACCATACTGCCTCTAAACACGGCCCATTCTCCACAATAATAATTTGCCGACCTGTCATCAAACCGCAACGTATCTCACGCCAAAATAATGAGCAAGCCGTAAAGGCGTAATCTTACCGTTTCAGGCCTGGTTGTTCAACTTGTTATTGCGCTTGCGATTGATTATTGCAATCCAACCCCAAAAGCGGTTGCGCACGATTAGATTTATGGTGATACTAGAACCAAAACCAAGAAAATGGAGGCCATAATGTCATCAAACTTCGCGTCACAAATCAACGATTTTGAACTCAGCGCCACGGCAGACCAAACAATTCAACTCAATGACTTAAAGGGTCATTACACGATCTTATATTTTTATCCTAAAGATAATACGCCTGGATGCGCGCAAGAAGGCCAAGATTTTCGTGACCTGTACGAGTCTTTCAAAAAACTAGATGCCGAAATTTACGGTGTATCCAAAGATAGCTTACAAAAACATCAAAACTTCAAAGAAAAATACCAATTCCCGTTTGAACTGATAAGCGACCCTGATGAAGTTTTGTGCAAAATGTTTAATGTCATCAAACTTAAAAAGAACTTTGGCAAAGAGTATATGGGCATCGAACGCAGTACCTTTTTACTCGATCCCAACCTAAATCTGATTAAAGAGTGGCGCAAAGTGAAAGTGACCGGCCACGCGCAAGATGTTTTAGACACCCTTAAAAATCATTAATCGAAACCACCACAAGGAACGGCTATGTCAGATAATACCAAACGCCTCTTCATCTTAGACACCAACGTATTGATGCACGATCCGATGGCCTTATTTAACTTTGATGAGCATGACTTATTTATCCCTATGACCGTATTGGAAGAACTTGATGCCGGTAAAAAAGGGGTATCAGAAGTCGCACGCAACGTGCGTGAAACCAACCGATTAATGGACAAAATTATCGACGGTGCGGATTTTGAAACCATTCGAAAAGGTTTAGCGCTAGAAAACATTCACCCTCGTAAAAATGACGAAAACACATCTTTGCATCTTGGTAAGCTATTTTTTGAAACCGAAATCCTGAAAGCGGAGTTACCTACCAGTATTCCCAGCCATAAAGCCGACAACCAAATCCTACAAACCGGCTTAGCTCTGAAAGCTAAATTCCCTGAGCGCAATGTCACCCTAGTTACCAAAGACATTAATATGCGCATCAAGGCCTCAGCCGTTGGCTTACATTCAGAAGACTATTATAACGACCGTGTACTCGAAGACGCTGACCTACTTTATACCGGTTACGAAATTTTGCCCGATGACTTTTTTGAAACCCACGGCAAAGACATGAAAGCCTGGCAAGTGGAGGCGCGCAGCTTTTATGAGCTAAACATTGACAGTGATCAACAGCATTACTACTACCCTAATCAATGTTTAATTAGCGCCAACGACTCAGGCTTTAGCGCGATTGTGCGCAAAGTGGAAGAGCATAAAATCACCCTCGAAACCATGCGCGATTACACTATTGGCAAACACAGCGTTTGGGGCATAAATGCACGCAATAGTGAACAGAACATGGTGATGAACTTTTTGATGGACCCAGATATTGACTTTGTTTCCCTACTGGGTATCGCCGGCACCGGTAAAACTTTGTTAGCGCTGGCTTGTGGCCTTGAACAAACGCTGGATCAAGGTATTTATAACGAAATCATTATGACCCGCGCCACCATTCCAGTTGGTGAAGACATCGGCTTTTTGCCCGGCACTGAAGAAGAAAAAATGACGCCCTGGATGGGCGCGCTTATGGATAACTTAGAAGTGCTCACCATGTCAGATGAACACGGTGCCGATTGGGAAAAACAATCCACCCAAGAGCTACTAAACAAACGCATAAAAATTAAATCGCTGAACTTTATGCGCGGCCGTACCTTTATGAAAAAGTACATCATTATCGACGAAGCCCAAAACCTGACCCCTAAACAAATGAAAACCTTAGTTACCCGCTCCGGCGCAGGAACAAAGGTGATTTGCCTAGGTAACATCGGCCAAATTGATACGCCTTATTTAACCGAAACCACCACCGGCTTAACCTATGTGGTTGATCGCTTTAAAAACTGGGAACACGGTGCACACATTACACTGAAACAAGGCGAACGTTCTCGTCTTGCTGAATTTGCATCTGAAGCACTATAATCAACTAACTTATTGTTAATTCAATAAATAACGACGAGATAACTACCAGGCCTGGTGCTTAACTGGTTAAAATGGAAAAACGACTAATAAAAAATGGTTAAAAAGACAAGGTATTAGAACAATTTGTTTGATAAAATCATTTGGAACAATTTGACCTAAACGATCAATTTAGAATTTTATAAAGGATAGCTCATGCAACACCAAAACAAACAAAAAGGCTTTACCCTCATCGAAATCGCCATTGTACTGGTCATTATCGGCTTGCTACTTGGCGGCGTTCTAAAAGGTCAAGAATTAATTAAAAGTGCGAAAACTAAAGCCGCTGCAAGTGATGTAAACGCTTACTCAGTGGCACTAGTTAGCTATCAAGATCGTTTTGGTGATTTATTCAATAAAGCAAACTACACAGTACCTGTCACAGATGGAACGGAGCCTGATAGCAATGACATGCTAAAAGAGTTAGCGGATCGTGGTTTAATTTCACAAAAAAACCAACATGCTTTAGGTGGTGCAGTCGAATTGGCTAAAAATGGCGATACGACAGGTACAGTTATCGGGCTTGCTACAGCCGCTAACACTACAGTTGCCCCGCAATCATTTAGCTGGGCAGTTTGTTATAGAGATATAACAACTGAAGATAATGTCCAAGCATTAATTCGTGCAATCGATGGTGCAGGCTCTGATTTTATAACAACGCCAACAGCCTATCAAACTGGTCGCGCACGACTTGTTATTGATGACTTAACCTCTGCACCAAACGAATACGCACCTGCAAATACAACCGTGTGTTTTGAGATTTAACTTTGAAGCTAATAAAAAAACCCGCTTTTGCGGGTTTTTTTATTGTCTGTAATAAGCACCAGGCCTGGTGCTTAATGTTTAGAGCCAGATTGCTCTAGACATAACTGACTTCAAGGATTTCATAGTCGATTTCGCCGCTTGGAGCTTGTACCACGACCTCTTCACCCTCTTCCTTACCAATTAACGCTCGTGCAATCGGTGAGTTAATCGAAATTTTATTCTGTTTTAAATCCGATTCTTCATTCCCGACAATGCGATAAATCACTTCACCATCGGTATCCAAGTTCAACAGCTTCACTGTCGCACCAAATACAATTTTACCGTTGGCATTTAAGCTCGCCACATCAATAATCTGGGCATGACTTAAAACACCTTCTAAATGTTTAATGCGTGCTTCTATAAAGCCTTGTTGCTCACGCGCCGCATGGTATTCGGCATTTTCTTTTAAATCGCCGTGTTCACGCGCATCGGCAATCGCCTGCGTAATTCTTGGGCGTTCTTCTTTTTTTAAACGTTGAAGCTCGACTTGTAATTTATCGGCTCCATCTTTTGTCATAGGATGTTTTTGCATAATGTCTTACTCCATAAAAGAAAAGAAGCCAGCACGTCAACGTACCAGCTTCTTTTATGCAACTAACGAATTTATATTCTAGTTACTTAAACATATCAAGGTTTAAGCGTTATGTAAATCTTGTAAACGATGCACTGGTTGATTATCCAAGTAGTCCATCGCGGCGACCGTAGCAAATGCACCGGCCATAGTCGTCGTATAACAAATCTTATGCATCAAAGCTT
The Thiomicrospira pelophila DSM 1534 genome window above contains:
- a CDS encoding prepilin-type N-terminal cleavage/methylation domain-containing protein; translation: MQHQNKQKGFTLIEIAIVLVIIGLLLGGVLKGQELIKSAKTKAAASDVNAYSVALVSYQDRFGDLFNKANYTVPVTDGTEPDSNDMLKELADRGLISQKNQHALGGAVELAKNGDTTGTVIGLATAANTTVAPQSFSWAVCYRDITTEDNVQALIRAIDGAGSDFITTPTAYQTGRARLVIDDLTSAPNEYAPANTTVCFEI
- the dapA gene encoding 4-hydroxy-tetrahydrodipicolinate synthase, with translation MFRGSMVALVTPMNEDESVDYAALERLLEWHIQSGTQAIVAVGTTGESATLDMKEHCDVIRFVVERVNKRIPVIAGTGANSTTEAIQLTQCAKQVGADACLLVTPYYNKPTQEGLYLHHKKIAEAVDIPQILYNVPGRTACDMQPETIGRLAKVANIVGVKEATGDLSRVSKILELVDADFDLYTGDDATAVEFILLGGHGGISVTANVAPDLVAQAYNAALAGDADKTRQLDSPLMELHQKLFVEANPIPVKWAMAEMGLIKPAIRLPLTPLSEPYHDIVRGALIHAGVLS
- the purL gene encoding phosphoribosylformylglycinamidine synthase, producing the protein MQIIWGLPAHSDYRLSQLNAKLASLGKIAGVASQNVYFYEAEVDLTPEQLSQLRQLLNADSVDLTPAQSTTCLITPRPGTISPWSSKATDIMHTCGLPQIKRIEKGIAYFLKGINPDQLDAFMPALYDRMTSVAWADLTKISALFEQHKPRDLRSVDVLKGGREALLKANKELGLALSEDEIDYLVENFGQLKRNPTDAELMMFAQANSEHCRHKIFNADWVVDGEPKAKSLFGMIRNSFQSNPAGVLSAYSDNAAVMQGPNAVRFFPQSGSAEYAYSSEPVHVQIKVETHNHPTAISPFPGAATGAGGEIRDEGATGQGSKPKSGLTGFTVSNLNIPGFKQAWEREYGRPARIVSPLDIMIEGPLGAAGYNNEFGRPAINGYFRTYENPLLTHDGEEVRGYHKPIMLAGGLGNIRDMHVQKQNIPVGAKLVVLGGPAMLIGLGGSAASSVDSGSGSEALDFASVQRDNPEMERRVQEVIDRCTYLGSDTPIASIHDVGAGGLSNAFPELVNDSGRGGRFDLRKVPNDEPGMSPMEIWCNESQERYVMAIYPDKIEQFEAICQRERCLYAIVGEATAEQELVVNDTVLEGTPVNLPLNVLLGKPPKMLRDVKTLSIPQPGFETAVLELEEVTERLLKLPTIASKSFLITIGDRSITGMVTRDQMVGPWQVPVADVGVTASDYKGYTGEAMAMGERPPVALINPKASARLAIAEAITNIAAAKIGQISDIKMSANWMAAAGHPGEDAALFAAVETVGMELCPALGISVPVGKDSMSMKTVWQDQSQDKAVISPVSLNITAFSCVEDVRKTLTPQLRTELGDTQLCVIDLGRKQNRIGGSCLAQVYNQVGDVAADLDESQDLVNFFNAIQALNEANLIQAYHDRADGGLLVTLLEMAFAGHCGIDIDVSELGAEPIAALAAEELGAVVQVKTQDIEQVNQILAKHQLAEMSHWIGGINTTDEILIQTQGKTLLKGARAHYQAWWSETSYRIQAMRDNEVCAEQEFEAIKDSAHTELVAKPSFDINDDVSAPYIQTGVKPKVAILREQGVNGQQEMAAAFDRAGFTSIDVHMSDILEGRVTLDEFKGLVACGGFSYGDVLGAGRGWANSILFNPRARDQFEAYFNRQDTFSLGVCNGCQMMSNLKDIIPGAQHWPAFKRNRSEQFEARLSLVEVTESPSVLLAGMAGSRIPVAVAHGEGRVDFGDASAEAAQGLIGLRYVNAQGLATERYPFNPNGSEQGITGLTTQDGRVTIMMPHPERVFRAAQHSWCPDDWIEDAPWMRLFRNARKWVG
- the greA gene encoding transcription elongation factor GreA; amino-acid sequence: MQKHPMTKDGADKLQVELQRLKKEERPRITQAIADAREHGDLKENAEYHAAREQQGFIEARIKHLEGVLSHAQIIDVASLNANGKIVFGATVKLLNLDTDGEVIYRIVGNEESDLKQNKISINSPIARALIGKEEGEEVVVQAPSGEIDYEILEVSYV
- a CDS encoding peroxiredoxin, yielding MSSNFASQINDFELSATADQTIQLNDLKGHYTILYFYPKDNTPGCAQEGQDFRDLYESFKKLDAEIYGVSKDSLQKHQNFKEKYQFPFELISDPDEVLCKMFNVIKLKKNFGKEYMGIERSTFLLDPNLNLIKEWRKVKVTGHAQDVLDTLKNH
- a CDS encoding PhoH family protein; its protein translation is MSDNTKRLFILDTNVLMHDPMALFNFDEHDLFIPMTVLEELDAGKKGVSEVARNVRETNRLMDKIIDGADFETIRKGLALENIHPRKNDENTSLHLGKLFFETEILKAELPTSIPSHKADNQILQTGLALKAKFPERNVTLVTKDINMRIKASAVGLHSEDYYNDRVLEDADLLYTGYEILPDDFFETHGKDMKAWQVEARSFYELNIDSDQQHYYYPNQCLISANDSGFSAIVRKVEEHKITLETMRDYTIGKHSVWGINARNSEQNMVMNFLMDPDIDFVSLLGIAGTGKTLLALACGLEQTLDQGIYNEIIMTRATIPVGEDIGFLPGTEEEKMTPWMGALMDNLEVLTMSDEHGADWEKQSTQELLNKRIKIKSLNFMRGRTFMKKYIIIDEAQNLTPKQMKTLVTRSGAGTKVICLGNIGQIDTPYLTETTTGLTYVVDRFKNWEHGAHITLKQGERSRLAEFASEAL
- the bamC gene encoding outer membrane protein assembly factor BamC, whose protein sequence is MALLKLVGFGVLYLTLASCSSLSNIYNGEDDHRIHEAELAKKLEMPPNFIEPKDTNSLLTQSLSSVDLSEVDTIPSYQVEQIQVKSNLVERWIEFEGVDVKQVWAGLRQFVQQQGFDIAEERLDLGLIETQYAARIEHAPVEKELGALSRMLNSWRPELVSGIYDRYSLQVIDDTANKKVKVYIRHHMMQADSSQNTTDWLIRPYDTMMESLALYRAMVFFGATQLQAISEVETVAYYQEIYEGEELAGIVLAAPRSQAWDYLQAMVYRADWYVTATRPALYEIWLKTPENTPSSKGFFGRLFSGRDLPELVRLKLTPSESDADKTMLSLNVEEGGAPLNAEQRRHILTTLGLLEK